A single genomic interval of Salmo trutta chromosome 13, fSalTru1.1, whole genome shotgun sequence harbors:
- the LOC115206156 gene encoding B-cell CLL/lymphoma 7 protein family member B-B, whose translation MSGRSGRAETRSRAKDDIKKVLAAIEKVRKWEKKWVTVGDTSLRIFKWVPVTDTKQIYRSKSITGEVRGLKDVVLENTSSTMDFLDECSNQSFLSDVYQPKMDSSSSSSQHPSEAVSPLPHTTTLRTAEDALPPMLGQESVDEPSQPTHEVADEPPTLIKEDLVLPLGVRVRVQCTEEEEEESGAPPLKKICTEKKSVLR comes from the exons ATGTCCGGACGGTCAGGTCGCGCGGAGACACGAAGTCGTGCTAAAGATGACATTAAAAAGGTGCTGGCAGCAATTGAAAAAGTGCGTAAATG GGAGAAGAAGTGGGTAACTGTGGGAGACACATCCCTACGCATATTCAAGTGGGTGCCTGTGACAGACACTAAACAG ATATACCGGAGCAAATCCATAACTGGAGAGGTTCGAGGTCTAAAAGATGTGGTGTTGGAAAACACCAGCTCTACCATGGATTTCCTAG ATGAATGCAGCAACCAGAGTTTCCTGTCTGATGTCTACCAGCCCAAAATGGACAGCAGCAGCTCCAGCTCCCAGCACCCCAGCGAGGCAGTCAGTCCTCTTCCTCACACCACAACACTCCGCACGGCCGAAGATGCTCTACCACCCATGCTGGGCCAGGAGAGTGTGGACG AGCCATCCCAGCCAACACATGAAGTTGCTGATGAGCCTCCCACATTGATCAAGGAAGACCTGGTTTTGCCCCTTGGTGTCCGAGTAAGAGTTCAATGCACAGAG gaagaagaggaggaatcaGGAGCCCCTCCACTGAAGAAAATTTGCACTGAAAAGAAGTCTGTACTGAGATAA